In Pseudonocardia sp. DSM 110487, the sequence TGCCGGACCCGGTGACCTTGCTCGCGAAGGTGACCAGCCGATCGGTGGCGTCCTCACGGCGGTCGAACAGCACGTCCTCGACCAGCTCCAGCAGGTCGGCGGGGATGTCCTCGTACACCGCGAGCTGGCCGGCGTTGACGATGCCCATGTCCAGCCCGGCCCGCACCGCGTGGAACAGGAACGCGGAGTGGATCGCCTCGCGGACCACGTCGTTGCCGCGGAAGGAGAACGACAGGTTCGAGATGCCGCCTGACGTTCGCGCCCCCGGGCAGCGCTGCTTGATCAGCGGCAGCGCGTCGAGGAACGCCTTGGCGTATCCGTTGTGCTCGGCCATCCCGGTGGCGACGGCGAGCACGTTGGGGTCGAACACGATGTCCTCTGGCGGGAAGCCGATCTCCCGGGTGAGCAGGTCGTACGCCCGCCCGCAGATGGCGACCTTGCGCTCGGTGGTGTCGGCCTGCCCCTTCTCGTCGAACGCCATCACGACGACGCCCGCGCCGTACCCGCGGACCCGACGGGCGTGATCGAGGAAGACCTCCTCGCCCTCCTTCAGGCTGATCGAGTTGACGATCCCCTTGCCCTGCACGCACTTCAGCCCGGCCTCGAGCACGCTCCACTTGGAGCTGTCGATCATGACGGGCACCCGGGCCGCCTCGGGCTCGGTGGCGATCAGGTTGAGGAACGTGGTCATCTCCCGCTCGCTCTCGAGCAGGTCGGCGTCCATGTTGACGTCGATGAGGTTGGCCCCGCCGCGCACCTGCTCCAGGGCCACGTCGACGGCGGCCTGGTGGTCGCCGGCCTTGATGAGCCGCCGGAAGCGCGCGGAGCCGGTGACGTTGGTGCGCTCGCCGATCATCAGGAATCCGGTGTCCGGCCCGATGGTGAGCGGCTCCAGGCCGCTGAACCGTGCGACGTCCGGCGGCGCCGCCACCGTGCGCGGCGCCAGGTCCGACACCGCGGACGCGATCCGCGCGATGTGGTCGGGCGTGGTGCCGCAGCACCCACCCACGATGTTGACCATCCCGGCGCCCGCGAACTCGCGCAGCAGTCCCGCGGTCTCGTCGGGGGTCTGGTCGTAGCCGCCGAACGCGTTGGGCAGCCCGGCGTTGGGATGGCAGGCGACGTACGTGTCGGAGAAGCGGGCGAGCTCCGCGACGTGCGGGCGCATCTCGGCGGCACCGAGCGAGCAGTTGACGCCGACGACGAGCGGCGAGGCGTGCCGGACCGAGTTCCAGAACGCCTCGACGGTCTGCCCGGAGAGCGTCCGGCCGGACAGGTCGACGATCGTGACCGAGATCCAGAGCGGCAGGTGCGGCGCGACGTCGTGGGCCGCGGCGATCGCGGCCTTCGCGTTCAGCGTGTCGAAGATCGTCTCGATGAGCAGCAGGTCGACCCCGCCCTCGGCGAGCCCCGCGATCTGCTCGGCGTAGCTCGCGCGGACCTCGTCGAAACTCACCGCGCGGTGGGCCGGGTCGTTGACGTCCGGCGACAGCGAGAGCGTGACGTTCAGCGGACCGATCGAGCCGGCCACGAACCGCCCGCCCGCCTCGTCGGCGGCCTGGCGGGCCAGCTGCGCGCCGCGGACGTTCATCTCCCGCACGGCGGCCTGCATGCCGTAGTCGGCCTGGCCGATGGAGGTGGCCGTGAACGTGTTCGTGGTGGTGATGTCCGCGCCGGCCGCGAGGTAGCGGCGGTGGACGTCGAGCACGACGTCGGGACGCGTGAGGTTGAGCAGGTCGGGGTCGCCCGTGACGTCGTGGGTGTGGTCGGCGAACCGGTCACCGCGGTAGTCGTCGGGCTTCAGGCCCGCGCCCTGCAGCATCGTGCCCCACGCCCCGTCGAGCACGGCGATCCGCCGCTCCAGCAGCTGGGACAGGGCCGTCACACGATTCGACATCCGCGCGCACACCTCCGAGTGATCGGAGGCGCCCTTACAGCAGATCGAGCGGGCCGAGCGTGGCGGACTCACGTCCGTTGCAGCGCCTCTCGACCCGTCCGCGAGCCTACCGCGCGTCGCAACCCGGCCTTAGGCTGCGAACGACAATCATCTTCACTTAGGGGGTAGCGGTGGAGTACCACGAGTACTCGGCCTCAAGCGAGTACGTGCATCTGCTCAGCGTGCCGATGTGGACCGACCTGCGTCCCCGGCTGGCCGCTGCGCTCGCGGGCGTCGACCCGGAGGCCGGGCCCGTGCTGGAGCTGGGCGCCGGCAGCGGCCTGGGCACCGACGTCCTGCTCGACAGTCTCGGCAACGACGTCCTAGCCGTCGAGCCGTCCGCGTCGCTGCGCGGCGTGCTGCTCGCGCGGCTCGCCGACCGCGGCACCCACCGGGTCACCGTGTTCCCGGGCGGTGCGACCGACCTGCCACTACCGGGCCGGATCGCGGCCGTCGTCGGGATGCACATGGTGGGCCACCTCGCCCCGACCGACCGGAAGCGGCTGTGGGCCGCAGCCGCCGAACGCCTCTCCCCCGGCGGCCCGGTGGTGCTCAACGTGCAGCCACCCACCGCCGCCGAAGCAGTGCCGGAGTCCCCGTGGATGGGCGTGGCCGTAGGCGGGCTCCGCTACGAGGGCACCGGCAGCGCGGAACCCACCGGCCCCGACTCCGTGCGCTGGCGGATGCGCTACCGCACGCGGCACGAGGACGGCACCGTGCTGGCCGAGGCGAGCGCCGAGTACTCCTGGTGGATCGTCACCGCGGAGGGCCTCGCCGCCGAGCTGGCCGAAGCGGGACTGGTGGCGACGGTGGACGACGATCTGGTCGTCGCGCGGAAGGCGGGCGCATGACCACAGGCCTGTACGAACGGACCGCCGGCTACCGGCCGCACTACGTGATCGACGAACCGGGGTACCACGTCGTACCGCTCGCGGCGCTCACCACCGGGAGGGCATGAGGACCGCGACACGTACCCGTTCTTGTCGCGAGCGGCGGACGTGGGAGTGTCGGGCCCGTGCACGGCTCCACGCATGACCTGACCATCGGAATCTCGGAGGTGTCCAAGCGGTTCATATCGTCGCAACGAGGCGAGGCAGGCCGGGAGTGGGAGGCCCTGACAGCGTTGGCCGACCGAGCACCTGGGCTTGCTCCACGGCCGTTGCGCCGGGCTGTCGAAGAGGGCCGCCCGGTGGTCGTGATGTCCCGCCTGCCCGGCATACCGCTGGGCGACCGACCATTGACTCCACCCCAGGTGATATCGGTGGCCGATGCGACGACGGAGCTCCACGAGGCCCTCCCCGCTGGAGAGCTCAGCCGATTCCCCCGGCGCATCTGGCACCCTGCCGACGCGGTGGAGACGTTGCGGGCGTGGGGCGCTGAATCGCCTCCGAACCTGCAGGGCGACGTCCGGCGCGCCTTCGTCGTCGGCGCGGAATGGATCCACTCGGCAGACGCGTCGCGGCTTGCCTTCGAGGACGGGCGACAGGTCCTCGGCCAAGGCGATGGAAACATCGCCAACTTCCTCTGGGACGGGGAACGCTGCAGGCTGGTCGATTTCGAGGACGCGGGCCTCAGCGACCAGGCTTTCGAGATCGCCGACCTGGTCGAGCATCTGTCGACCTGGCTGCACGGAGTCCTTGCGGCGGAGGACCTGCTCCAGCTCCTCGTACGGTGCCCGGATGCCGCCGATCGTGTCCTTCAGGCACGCCGGGTCCTGGCCTTCTACTGGCTGAACATGCTCCTACCGGGCAAGCCCGCTCATCGACGCAACCCGCCGGACAGTTGCGAACGTCAGGCACGTCGCCTGCTCCGACTGCTTACGTGACGAGCTCGAACCCCGCTCGAATACCGCATGAACTGCCGGGCCTCT encodes:
- the metH gene encoding methionine synthase — encoded protein: MSNRVTALSQLLERRIAVLDGAWGTMLQGAGLKPDDYRGDRFADHTHDVTGDPDLLNLTRPDVVLDVHRRYLAAGADITTTNTFTATSIGQADYGMQAAVREMNVRGAQLARQAADEAGGRFVAGSIGPLNVTLSLSPDVNDPAHRAVSFDEVRASYAEQIAGLAEGGVDLLLIETIFDTLNAKAAIAAAHDVAPHLPLWISVTIVDLSGRTLSGQTVEAFWNSVRHASPLVVGVNCSLGAAEMRPHVAELARFSDTYVACHPNAGLPNAFGGYDQTPDETAGLLREFAGAGMVNIVGGCCGTTPDHIARIASAVSDLAPRTVAAPPDVARFSGLEPLTIGPDTGFLMIGERTNVTGSARFRRLIKAGDHQAAVDVALEQVRGGANLIDVNMDADLLESEREMTTFLNLIATEPEAARVPVMIDSSKWSVLEAGLKCVQGKGIVNSISLKEGEEVFLDHARRVRGYGAGVVVMAFDEKGQADTTERKVAICGRAYDLLTREIGFPPEDIVFDPNVLAVATGMAEHNGYAKAFLDALPLIKQRCPGARTSGGISNLSFSFRGNDVVREAIHSAFLFHAVRAGLDMGIVNAGQLAVYEDIPADLLELVEDVLFDRREDATDRLVTFASKVTGSGTKREVDLSWREAPVAQRLSHALVHGIVDFVEADTEEARAEAARPLDVIEGPLMDGMKVVGDLFGAGKMFLPQVVKSARVMKRAVAYLEPFMEAEKERLRLSGQAQEDRGQGKVVLATVKGDVHDIGKNIVGVVLACNNYEVIDLGVMVPANVILDTAVSEGADVVGLSGLITPSLDEMVGVAQEMNRRGLKLPLLIGGATTSRQHTAVKVAPAYDSSTVHVLDASRVTGVVSQLLDPERAEKLDADNRVEQERLRVQHASRQQRPMLTIAKARANRERVPFDDLPVPAFTGVRTVTPALEVLREFIDWQFFFLAWELKGKFPAILEKPAARELFDEGNQLLDEIVADASLQARGVYGFWPAHADGDDIVVAGPVPDVGEVRFPMLRQQTVKPEGRANRCLADYVAPAGDHLGGFAVSVHGADQLAARFEAEHDDYRAIMVKALADRLAEAFAEQVHLEARRAWFEPDADPALADLHAERFRGIRPALGYPASPDHSLKKELFELLGAEHAGMGLTTSYAMTPAASVSGLIFAHPDSRYFTVGRIGADQLRDYAERRMLPQAEVEDWLRPNLD
- a CDS encoding bifunctional 2-polyprenyl-6-hydroxyphenol methylase/3-demethylubiquinol 3-O-methyltransferase UbiG; translated protein: MEYHEYSASSEYVHLLSVPMWTDLRPRLAAALAGVDPEAGPVLELGAGSGLGTDVLLDSLGNDVLAVEPSASLRGVLLARLADRGTHRVTVFPGGATDLPLPGRIAAVVGMHMVGHLAPTDRKRLWAAAAERLSPGGPVVLNVQPPTAAEAVPESPWMGVAVGGLRYEGTGSAEPTGPDSVRWRMRYRTRHEDGTVLAEASAEYSWWIVTAEGLAAELAEAGLVATVDDDLVVARKAGA
- a CDS encoding phosphotransferase family protein, encoding MSKRFISSQRGEAGREWEALTALADRAPGLAPRPLRRAVEEGRPVVVMSRLPGIPLGDRPLTPPQVISVADATTELHEALPAGELSRFPRRIWHPADAVETLRAWGAESPPNLQGDVRRAFVVGAEWIHSADASRLAFEDGRQVLGQGDGNIANFLWDGERCRLVDFEDAGLSDQAFEIADLVEHLSTWLHGVLAAEDLLQLLVRCPDAADRVLQARRVLAFYWLNMLLPGKPAHRRNPPDSCERQARRLLRLLT